From the Vibrio metoecus genome, one window contains:
- the rsmI gene encoding 16S rRNA (cytidine(1402)-2'-O)-methyltransferase — translation MTDNKTVPNGAPTLYIVPTPIGNLGDITQRALDVLASVDLIAAEDTRHTGKLLSHFNITTKTFALHDHNEQQKAQVLVDKLLSGLSIALVSDAGTPLISDPGYHLVTQCRQAGVKVVPLPGPCAVITALSASGLPSDSFSFEGFLPAKSKARKDKLLDIAKVARTCIFYESPHRICESLQDMLEVLGGEREVVLARELTKTFETIQGMPLAELIEWIAEDDNRKKGEMVLLVHGYRDAGEQTLPDDALRTLTILTKELPLKKAAALVAEIHQLKKNALYKWGLDNLGE, via the coding sequence ATGACAGATAATAAAACCGTGCCAAATGGTGCTCCAACTCTTTATATTGTCCCAACCCCGATTGGTAATCTGGGTGACATCACACAACGAGCCCTAGACGTGTTAGCCAGTGTGGATCTGATTGCCGCAGAAGATACACGTCATACCGGTAAATTGTTATCTCACTTTAACATCACAACCAAAACCTTTGCATTACATGACCACAATGAGCAGCAAAAAGCGCAAGTGTTGGTGGATAAACTACTGTCCGGGTTGTCGATTGCTTTGGTGTCAGATGCCGGTACACCGCTGATCAGTGATCCAGGTTATCATTTAGTCACCCAATGTCGTCAAGCGGGGGTTAAAGTTGTGCCACTTCCTGGTCCATGTGCGGTGATCACTGCGCTGAGCGCATCTGGTTTGCCATCCGATAGTTTCAGTTTCGAAGGCTTTTTACCTGCGAAAAGCAAAGCACGTAAAGATAAGTTGCTCGACATTGCGAAAGTAGCGCGTACGTGCATTTTTTATGAATCACCACATCGAATCTGCGAGTCACTGCAAGATATGCTCGAAGTGCTTGGCGGGGAGCGTGAGGTGGTACTAGCACGTGAACTGACCAAAACGTTTGAAACCATTCAAGGTATGCCTTTGGCCGAACTTATCGAGTGGATCGCTGAAGATGATAATCGTAAAAAAGGTGAGATGGTGCTGCTTGTGCATGGCTATCGTGACGCAGGAGAACAGACCTTACCCGATGATGCCTTACGTACCTTAACGATTTTGACCAAAGAGTTACCATTGAAGAAAGCGGCGGCTTTAGTGGCAGAAATTCACCAACTGAAAAAAAATGCATTGTATAAATGGGGTTTGGACAATCTGGGGGAATAA
- the hapR gene encoding quorum-sensing master transcriptional regulator HapR, which yields MDASIEKRPRTRLSPQKRKLQLMEIALEVFAKRGIGRGGHADIAEIAQVSVATVFNYFPTREDLVDDVLNFVVRQYSNFLTDHIDLDLDVKSNLQTLCKEMVKLTMNDCHWLKVWFEWSASTRDEVWPLFVSTNRTNQLLIKNMFIKAMERGELCEKHDVDNMASLFHGIFYSIFLQVNRLGDQEAVYKLVDSYLNMLCIYKN from the coding sequence ATGGACGCATCAATCGAAAAACGCCCTCGAACTCGGCTATCTCCACAAAAACGTAAACTGCAACTGATGGAAATCGCATTAGAAGTGTTTGCAAAGCGTGGAATAGGCCGCGGTGGTCACGCAGACATCGCAGAGATTGCGCAAGTCTCAGTAGCAACGGTGTTTAACTACTTTCCTACTCGCGAAGACTTAGTCGACGATGTACTGAACTTTGTGGTTCGCCAATACTCCAACTTCCTCACCGATCACATCGATTTGGACTTGGATGTTAAAAGTAACCTACAAACATTGTGCAAAGAGATGGTCAAACTGACCATGAACGACTGCCATTGGCTAAAAGTATGGTTTGAATGGAGCGCATCGACTCGTGATGAGGTATGGCCGTTATTTGTTTCGACGAACCGTACTAATCAGCTACTGATCAAAAACATGTTCATCAAAGCCATGGAGCGTGGTGAATTGTGTGAAAAGCACGATGTAGACAATATGGCGAGCTTGTTCCACGGCATTTTCTACTCCATCTTCTTGCAAGTAAACCGCTTGGGTGATCAAGAAGCCGTGTATAAATTGGTCGATAGCTATCTCAATATGTTGTGTATCTACAAAAACTAG
- the sspB gene encoding ClpXP protease specificity-enhancing factor, with translation MDIGQMTPRRPYLLRAFYDWLLENELTPHLVVDATLPGVKVPLEYVQDGQIILNVAPRAVGHLELGNEEVTFNARFGGRPHLVIVPIYAVQAIYARENGAGTMFEPEPAYLETMEFEEDLDSEDSLVELESDLGDEPFEDSPRPKGRPSLRVVK, from the coding sequence ATGGATATTGGTCAAATGACACCACGCCGACCCTATTTGTTAAGAGCATTTTATGATTGGCTACTGGAAAACGAACTTACGCCGCACTTAGTGGTGGATGCCACATTACCAGGTGTGAAGGTGCCACTTGAATACGTTCAAGATGGTCAAATCATTCTTAATGTGGCTCCGCGCGCGGTCGGGCACTTAGAGCTTGGGAATGAGGAAGTGACTTTCAATGCCCGTTTTGGTGGCCGTCCTCACTTGGTGATCGTACCGATTTACGCTGTACAAGCTATTTATGCGCGTGAAAATGGTGCTGGTACTATGTTCGAGCCTGAACCTGCTTACCTTGAAACGATGGAGTTTGAGGAAGATTTGGATTCAGAAGACTCCCTTGTTGAGCTGGAAAGTGATTTAGGTGATGAGCCTTTTGAGGATTCACCTAGACCCAAAGGTCGACCAAGTTTGCGTGTCGTGAAGTAA
- a CDS encoding YraN family protein, translating to MGFVNSRQQGHHYEQMAAEYLRRHGLKLVAQNINYRFGELDLVMSDGTALVFVEVRYRANVHHGHAAETITSSKQARLIKAANCWMLANKINSHSADFRFDVIAIHQQGQHIEWLKNAITEG from the coding sequence ATGGGGTTCGTTAACTCCCGGCAGCAAGGTCATCATTACGAACAGATGGCGGCGGAGTATCTCCGCCGCCACGGACTTAAGCTCGTAGCTCAAAATATAAATTATCGCTTTGGCGAATTAGATTTAGTGATGAGTGATGGAACGGCTCTTGTGTTTGTTGAGGTACGCTACCGAGCTAACGTTCATCACGGCCACGCCGCTGAAACCATCACATCAAGCAAACAAGCACGCTTGATCAAAGCAGCAAATTGTTGGATGCTCGCCAATAAAATAAATAGCCATAGTGCTGATTTTCGTTTTGATGTGATTGCCATTCACCAGCAAGGGCAACATATTGAATGGCTGAAAAACGCAATTACTGAAGGATAA
- a CDS encoding penicillin-binding protein activator has product MNHHQRRSVPRLLTPIALSIVLSACSTQPSSPDVVDITAQPLLTAQTYLMRADASQGSQQNDWLIMALKAAIEENSTDQAQLLIMRLAKQPLTPTQQAQWQLLRAQLLVNTEQYQEALDQLSFQANWSLPQVQWQQYHQLRADIFTALDRSFDSTRELIALYGMSSSKEQEALADQIWANLNHYSASKIIKLSAEPDEAQLDGWLQLAVYMKTLGSNLPQLKNTLEKWLAENPQHPAAIYTPKAISDILALEIVKPTHTALLLPLTGKFAKQAQFIRDGFVFAMMNDADRQPEATLTIIDTNAETLESADAILTSKQIDFVVGPLIKSNIEKLQQFQQNRGQTIPTLALNIPDQIDTAAGTCYLALSPEQEVAQAAKHLFTQGYRYPLILAPQNSYGERVVEAFNEEWRRYSKNKVAVNLFGDKRQLQRNINSIFGLQDSQQNIAQMESLLGISMESQPRSRRDIDAVYIVANSAELTLIKPFIEVAINPDTRPPKLFSNSNSNTGGRQYEDLSGVTYSDIPLLVHPTPSIKEQLTQIWPESSNAERRLQALGMDAYQLMVELPQMKIVDGYTVDGQTGVLSIDEQCVVQREISWAEHGVR; this is encoded by the coding sequence ATGAACCACCATCAGCGACGCAGTGTACCACGCTTACTCACTCCGATTGCATTATCAATCGTTTTATCGGCCTGTTCGACTCAGCCTTCGTCACCGGATGTGGTCGATATTACCGCTCAACCGCTGTTAACAGCACAAACTTATTTGATGCGTGCCGATGCCAGTCAGGGCTCTCAGCAAAATGACTGGTTGATCATGGCCCTAAAAGCCGCCATTGAAGAAAACAGCACAGATCAAGCCCAGTTATTGATTATGCGTCTTGCTAAGCAACCCCTGACACCAACACAGCAGGCACAATGGCAATTATTGCGAGCTCAATTGCTAGTGAATACCGAGCAGTATCAAGAAGCTCTCGATCAACTGAGTTTCCAAGCAAATTGGTCATTGCCACAGGTTCAATGGCAACAATACCACCAATTGCGCGCTGATATATTTACCGCGCTGGATCGTTCTTTTGACTCAACACGCGAATTGATTGCGCTCTATGGCATGTCTTCGAGTAAAGAACAAGAAGCTTTAGCCGATCAAATTTGGGCCAATTTAAACCATTACTCTGCTAGCAAAATTATTAAACTTTCTGCAGAACCAGACGAAGCGCAGTTGGATGGTTGGTTACAACTCGCGGTATATATGAAAACGCTAGGCAGCAATCTGCCACAATTGAAAAATACATTAGAAAAATGGTTAGCTGAGAACCCACAACACCCAGCCGCAATTTATACACCTAAAGCCATCTCAGATATTCTTGCGCTTGAGATCGTCAAACCAACCCACACAGCCCTGCTACTGCCTTTAACGGGAAAGTTTGCAAAACAGGCTCAATTTATTCGTGATGGTTTTGTGTTTGCAATGATGAACGATGCCGATCGCCAACCAGAAGCCACACTGACGATTATTGATACCAATGCAGAGACATTGGAATCGGCAGATGCCATTCTCACCAGTAAGCAAATTGACTTTGTCGTGGGGCCGCTGATCAAAAGTAATATCGAAAAACTACAGCAGTTCCAACAAAACCGCGGCCAGACAATTCCCACTCTCGCGCTTAACATCCCAGATCAAATTGATACAGCAGCCGGGACTTGCTACCTAGCTTTATCACCAGAGCAAGAGGTTGCTCAAGCGGCGAAACATCTGTTCACTCAAGGCTACCGTTACCCACTGATCCTCGCACCACAGAACAGCTATGGTGAACGAGTAGTCGAAGCCTTTAATGAAGAGTGGCGTCGCTACAGTAAAAACAAAGTTGCGGTAAATCTGTTTGGTGATAAACGCCAATTACAGCGCAACATCAATTCCATTTTCGGCCTTCAAGATAGCCAACAAAATATCGCTCAAATGGAATCACTACTTGGGATTAGCATGGAAAGCCAACCTCGTAGCCGCCGTGATATTGATGCAGTCTATATCGTAGCCAACAGTGCAGAGCTAACCTTAATCAAGCCTTTCATTGAAGTGGCGATAAACCCGGATACACGCCCACCAAAACTGTTCTCAAACTCCAACAGTAATACTGGTGGTCGCCAATACGAAGATTTATCTGGCGTTACTTACAGCGATATTCCATTGTTGGTTCATCCAACCCCAAGCATCAAAGAACAGCTGACCCAAATCTGGCCAGAAAGCTCCAATGCCGAGCGACGCTTGCAAGCACTAGGGATGGATGCCTACCAGCTAATGGTGGAGCTTCCACAAATGAAAATCGTCGATGGTTACACGGTTGATGGACAAACTGGCGTGTTAAGCATTGATGAACAATGTGTCGTTCAACGTGAAATCAGTTGGGCAGAGCATGGGGTTCGTTAA
- a CDS encoding BON domain-containing protein produces the protein MKSIKRLILCVLLVNLTGCAGLFIAGAATTATIVTDPRSTQEIWQDNNVELEVAGLANKEPYRKDTRISAVAYRGTVVLLGQSRSDAILDQFIAQARQVKGVKELHNQVQIKAPLSVGEISNDSWITTKVKSALLTKAELNGIKVKVVTEDRVVYLFGYVSPEHADMAIEVARNIIGVKQVVKAFEYAQ, from the coding sequence ATGAAAAGCATTAAACGACTAATTCTTTGCGTTTTACTTGTTAACCTCACTGGTTGTGCAGGGTTATTTATTGCCGGTGCAGCAACAACAGCGACAATTGTTACGGATCCCCGCAGTACCCAAGAGATCTGGCAAGACAACAATGTCGAGTTAGAAGTTGCAGGACTCGCCAACAAAGAGCCATACCGTAAAGATACTCGTATTTCTGCTGTTGCCTACCGAGGCACGGTAGTATTACTGGGACAATCACGTAGTGATGCGATTCTTGACCAGTTCATTGCTCAAGCCCGTCAAGTAAAAGGGGTCAAAGAGTTACACAATCAAGTACAGATCAAAGCACCACTGTCTGTAGGAGAAATCAGTAACGATAGTTGGATAACCACTAAGGTCAAATCAGCTCTCCTCACAAAAGCAGAGTTAAACGGCATTAAAGTGAAAGTAGTCACAGAAGATCGTGTGGTTTATCTCTTTGGCTACGTATCACCTGAACATGCCGATATGGCGATTGAGGTTGCAAGAAATATCATCGGAGTCAAACAAGTCGTCAAGGCTTTTGAATACGCCCAGTAA
- a CDS encoding phosphoheptose isomerase, translating into MLDSIKDSFTESIQIQIAAAEALPDAIMHAAQAMVASLLNGHKILCCGNGGSSVNAQQFVSCLLNRFETERPSLPGMALTADNTTLTAVANDYHYQEIFSKQVRAFGQPGDILLAISTSGNSKNIIKAMEAAVTRDMTIIALTGKDGGEMAGLLGENDVEIRIPSHRTARIHEVHMVTLHCLCDLIDQVLFPAHEE; encoded by the coding sequence ATGCTCGATAGCATTAAAGACAGTTTTACCGAAAGCATTCAAATACAGATCGCGGCTGCAGAAGCCCTGCCGGATGCGATCATGCATGCGGCACAAGCTATGGTTGCTAGTTTACTCAATGGCCATAAGATTCTCTGTTGTGGTAACGGCGGCTCGTCCGTCAATGCACAACAATTTGTTTCTTGTCTTCTTAATCGCTTTGAAACCGAACGTCCTAGTTTACCGGGTATGGCACTTACTGCAGATAACACGACATTAACCGCAGTAGCCAATGACTATCACTACCAAGAAATTTTTTCTAAACAAGTGCGTGCTTTTGGCCAACCTGGCGATATTCTACTAGCCATTTCGACGAGTGGTAATAGTAAAAACATCATCAAAGCCATGGAAGCAGCAGTAACTCGGGATATGACCATTATTGCTCTTACTGGCAAAGATGGCGGCGAAATGGCAGGATTACTCGGCGAAAATGATGTAGAAATCCGTATTCCATCACACCGCACCGCTCGCATCCATGAAGTTCACATGGTGACACTGCACTGCCTATGTGATTTGATTGACCAAGTGTTATTCCCAGCTCATGAAGAGTGA